In a genomic window of Chryseobacterium sp. G0162:
- a CDS encoding MerR family transcriptional regulator, producing MKINLPDKLYYSIGEVAKAFDVNTSLIRYWEQEFPIIKPKKNRKGNRYFTPEDIKNLQMIYHLVKEKGYTLDGARVALTTNSKISETITIIDRLEFVKAELLKLKESLGDRDTE from the coding sequence ATGAAAATAAACTTACCTGATAAACTGTATTATTCTATAGGAGAAGTCGCTAAGGCATTCGATGTAAATACTTCATTAATACGATATTGGGAACAGGAATTTCCTATCATCAAACCTAAAAAGAATAGAAAAGGAAATCGTTACTTCACTCCTGAGGATATCAAAAACCTACAGATGATCTATCATTTGGTAAAAGAGAAGGGATACACACTTGATGGAGCCCGTGTTGCTTTAACTACCAACAGTAAGATTTCAGAAACCATTACTATCATTGACCGTCTCGAATTTGTAAAAGCCGAACTTTTAAAACTGAAAGAATCATTGGGTGATAGGGACACTGAGTAG
- a CDS encoding helix-hairpin-helix domain-containing protein, producing the protein MMRKNYYQKLAFMVIVLAILLAFQKYTRKDKEPFSKIKFIAETSVNVNLTDFDPNILSPERWQKLGFSEKQVSTILKYKDIVGGTFISKEQLKKCYAISDEKFEELKPFILLPEASEKNNSQPANNFDKKEIKVSGKFNPDMKTVRDWIKMGFSEKQAEAILKYKNYLGGSFISKEKFRECFIISPENYNKLESYLLLPAKTSENFKASGARYPEKIKIQYHTFDPNRLDVEGWQKLGFSEKQAQIIVNYRDRNLGGSFKDIDDLQKCFVISAEKFQEMKPFIKLSPATVKKEEKQQEKTDFSKTDLNTITFKQLIEFGLDEKSAGSMIGFRKKLRGFVNKQQILDTYNIDKEGVQKLISIAPLDTSSVPKYTLTDAPEEWLKDHPYFKYSADKIIFYRITYPDDKKILKFLKLKPEYEEKMKLYLK; encoded by the coding sequence ATGATGAGAAAAAACTATTACCAAAAACTGGCTTTTATGGTCATTGTATTGGCTATTCTATTAGCTTTTCAGAAATATACCCGAAAAGATAAGGAGCCTTTTTCGAAGATAAAATTCATTGCCGAAACTTCAGTTAATGTCAACTTAACAGATTTTGACCCCAATATTTTAAGTCCGGAACGTTGGCAAAAGCTCGGCTTTTCTGAAAAACAGGTATCTACTATTCTTAAATATAAAGACATTGTAGGCGGGACTTTTATATCAAAAGAACAACTGAAAAAATGTTATGCTATTTCAGATGAAAAATTTGAAGAACTGAAACCCTTCATTCTGCTTCCTGAAGCTTCTGAAAAGAATAATTCCCAACCTGCTAACAACTTTGATAAGAAAGAAATTAAGGTTTCCGGAAAGTTTAATCCAGATATGAAAACTGTCCGTGATTGGATTAAAATGGGATTCAGTGAAAAACAGGCGGAAGCTATTCTAAAATATAAAAACTATCTTGGAGGAAGCTTTATCAGTAAAGAAAAGTTCAGAGAATGCTTTATCATTTCTCCTGAAAATTATAATAAGCTGGAATCTTATTTACTGTTGCCGGCAAAAACTTCTGAGAACTTTAAAGCCTCTGGAGCCCGTTATCCTGAAAAGATAAAAATACAATATCATACTTTTGATCCGAACCGTCTGGATGTTGAGGGATGGCAAAAACTTGGTTTTTCTGAGAAACAGGCTCAGATTATTGTGAATTACCGCGATAGAAATCTCGGAGGTAGCTTTAAAGATATTGATGATCTACAAAAATGCTTTGTAATTTCTGCCGAGAAATTTCAGGAGATGAAACCTTTTATCAAGCTCAGTCCAGCGACTGTAAAGAAAGAAGAGAAACAGCAAGAAAAAACTGATTTCTCAAAAACAGATCTCAATACCATTACCTTTAAGCAGCTTATAGAGTTTGGACTGGATGAAAAGAGTGCCGGCTCTATGATTGGCTTTAGAAAAAAGCTGAGGGGATTTGTTAATAAACAACAGATTCTGGATACCTATAATATTGATAAGGAAGGGGTTCAAAAATTAATATCCATTGCCCCATTGGATACTTCCAGCGTTCCTAAATACACATTAACAGATGCTCCTGAAGAATGGTTGAAAGATCATCCTTATTTTAAATATTCTGCTGACAAAATTATCTTCTATCGCATCACCTATCCTGATGACAAGAAAATTTTGAAATTTCTGAAATTAAAACCTGAATATGAAGAAAAAATGAAATTATACTTAAAATAA
- the rluF gene encoding 23S rRNA pseudouridine(2604) synthase RluF translates to MEKTRINKYLSEVGYCSRRAADKLLEEGRITINGKIPELGTKVSDEDLVEVDGKPIREPQEKPVYIAFNKPVGIVCTTDTKREKNNIVDYISHPKRIFPIGRLDKPSEGLILLTSDGDIVNKILRARNNHEKEYLVRVDKPITPRFLEKMRNGVPILDTVTKKCEVEKIDEMNFRIILTQGLNRQIRRMCEYLGYDVKKLKRIRIMNIKLDLPIGKWRDLTEDELNALNGLLTDSSKTID, encoded by the coding sequence ATGGAAAAGACACGTATCAATAAATATTTATCAGAAGTAGGTTACTGTTCAAGAAGAGCAGCTGATAAGCTGTTGGAAGAAGGAAGAATAACAATTAACGGTAAAATTCCTGAACTGGGAACCAAAGTTTCTGATGAAGATCTGGTAGAAGTAGATGGCAAGCCCATTAGAGAACCGCAGGAAAAACCAGTTTATATTGCTTTCAATAAACCTGTAGGAATTGTATGTACCACAGATACCAAACGTGAAAAGAATAATATCGTAGATTATATCAGCCACCCCAAAAGAATTTTTCCAATCGGAAGGCTGGATAAACCCAGTGAAGGACTTATTCTTTTAACCAGTGATGGTGACATTGTAAATAAAATTCTACGAGCCAGAAATAATCACGAAAAAGAATACTTGGTCCGTGTAGACAAGCCGATCACTCCAAGGTTTCTGGAAAAAATGAGAAACGGAGTTCCTATTCTGGATACTGTGACCAAGAAATGTGAAGTGGAGAAGATTGATGAAATGAATTTCAGAATTATTCTTACCCAAGGTTTAAACAGGCAAATCCGCAGAATGTGTGAATACTTGGGCTATGATGTAAAAAAGCTGAAAAGGATTCGTATCATGAATATCAAACTGGATCTCCCAATCGGAAAATGGAGAGACTTAACCGAGGATGAGCTTAATGCATTAAACGGTTTGCTTACAGACTCAAGTAAAACAATTGATTAA
- the truB gene encoding tRNA pseudouridine(55) synthase TruB, whose product MTAEELKSGYIFLLDKPLDWTSFQAVNKMKYKLKREFDLPKKFKIGHAGTLDPRATGLLIVCCGKFTKKIPEIQDAPKEYWTEIKIGVQTESYDTEKPEILHQDISHITEEQVKEALEKFVGEIEQKPPVYSAIKIDGERAYNLARAGEEVEMKSRKTTIHYLKDIVIEFPLISFTVGCSKGTYIRSLAHDIGQELGVGAYLTQLRRTKIGDYKIEDATAQFLNNDFRFQGE is encoded by the coding sequence ATGACGGCGGAAGAACTGAAATCAGGATACATTTTTTTATTGGATAAGCCTTTGGACTGGACTTCCTTCCAGGCTGTCAATAAAATGAAATATAAACTTAAAAGGGAGTTTGACCTTCCTAAAAAATTTAAAATCGGACATGCAGGAACCCTGGATCCAAGAGCAACCGGGCTTCTGATTGTTTGCTGTGGAAAATTCACGAAAAAAATTCCTGAAATTCAGGATGCTCCTAAAGAATACTGGACAGAGATTAAAATAGGAGTACAAACTGAATCTTACGACACTGAAAAGCCTGAAATCCTTCATCAGGATATTTCGCATATCACTGAAGAACAGGTAAAAGAAGCATTGGAAAAATTCGTTGGCGAAATCGAACAGAAACCACCGGTTTATTCTGCAATAAAGATTGATGGTGAAAGAGCCTATAATCTGGCTAGAGCAGGAGAAGAAGTGGAAATGAAGTCCAGAAAAACAACCATTCATTATCTTAAAGATATTGTAATAGAGTTTCCTTTGATAAGCTTTACAGTGGGATGTTCAAAAGGAACCTACATCAGAAGTCTCGCTCATGATATTGGGCAGGAATTAGGAGTAGGAGCTTATTTAACACAATTGAGAAGAACAAAAATCGGAGATTATAAAATCGAAGATGCTACAGCTCAGTTTTTAAATAATGATTTTAGATTTCAAGGAGAATAA
- a CDS encoding undecaprenyl-diphosphate phosphatase, with protein MDLIKAIIIAIVEGLTEYLPISSTAHMGFTANLLGMPDDEFLKMFQVSIQFGAILSVVVAYWKKFFDLNNIQFYFKLAFAVVPALVLGYLFDDKIEAVLGNQIAISSVLVLGGVVLLFADKWFKNPKIDDEKGITIRKAVTIGFWQCLAMMPGTSRSAASIIGGMTQGLTRKAAAEFSFFLAVPTMLAVTVYSVFVKTWGKETANPQKGYEMIMASQDHIMIFVIGNVVAFIVALIAIKAFIGVLNKYGFRPWGWYRIFVGIALLIYFYFFK; from the coding sequence ATGGATTTAATCAAAGCAATTATTATTGCCATTGTAGAGGGATTAACAGAATATCTTCCTATCTCATCTACAGCACACATGGGATTCACTGCCAATTTATTGGGAATGCCCGATGATGAATTTTTGAAAATGTTTCAGGTTTCCATTCAGTTTGGGGCTATTTTGTCAGTTGTAGTGGCGTATTGGAAGAAGTTTTTCGATTTGAATAATATTCAGTTTTATTTTAAACTGGCCTTTGCAGTAGTTCCTGCATTGGTATTAGGATATTTATTCGATGATAAAATTGAAGCCGTTCTGGGAAATCAGATTGCTATTTCTTCAGTATTGGTTTTAGGTGGAGTAGTTTTATTGTTTGCTGATAAATGGTTTAAAAACCCTAAAATTGATGATGAAAAAGGAATTACGATAAGAAAGGCGGTAACCATAGGATTCTGGCAGTGTCTGGCAATGATGCCGGGAACAAGCCGTAGTGCAGCATCTATTATTGGAGGGATGACACAGGGACTTACCAGAAAAGCAGCTGCAGAATTTTCTTTCTTTCTTGCAGTGCCTACTATGTTGGCGGTAACAGTGTATTCTGTTTTTGTAAAGACATGGGGAAAAGAAACGGCTAATCCACAGAAAGGATATGAAATGATTATGGCTTCACAGGATCACATTATGATCTTCGTGATAGGAAATGTGGTGGCATTTATTGTAGCTCTTATTGCTATCAAAGCATTCATTGGTGTACTTAACAAATATGGTTTCAGACCTTGGGGATGGTACCGTATTTTCGTAGGAATTGCTTTACTAATCTATTTTTATTTCTTTAAATAA
- a CDS encoding DUF3098 domain-containing protein, protein MSKKTNKFSASDFGSEAEVPQENTFYFGKENFKWMLIGLAFIVVGFLLMMGADANTVDGKFDPNSWNDDIFSIRRIRIAPLFVVIGFVIEVYAILKRK, encoded by the coding sequence ATGAGCAAAAAAACAAATAAATTTTCTGCTTCAGACTTCGGAAGCGAAGCAGAAGTGCCACAGGAAAATACATTCTACTTCGGAAAAGAGAACTTTAAATGGATGCTGATCGGGCTGGCATTTATTGTGGTTGGATTTCTTTTGATGATGGGAGCTGATGCCAATACCGTAGATGGTAAATTTGACCCCAATTCTTGGAATGACGATATCTTTTCTATCAGAAGGATCAGAATTGCTCCGTTATTTGTTGTGATAGGTTTTGTAATAGAAGTCTACGCTATTTTAAAAAGAAAATAA
- a CDS encoding cell division protein FtsX → MAKSVDEFNKKRLRSSNITVVISIALVLFLLGLMGLILINAQKYSDYIKEQLVVNAYFDENYDAKDSVKIAKLEEETFKKVQTLAPVKKATYISRSMAAKEAKKSMGIDSDALFEENIFPSSIEVALKPEYVDPAKIDEAIKVIKSVPGIIDVKNDSTLMVDVYNNLSRILKWIFGFSLLFLVLAVVLINNSIRLKIFSKRFIIKTMQLVGAKRRFILKPFIIEAIVLGAIGSVIGLIALGGVWYYFTSQIGSAFVQDNNQYFWLVILVLGVGIFISVLSTIFATWRFLKSNVDDLYYS, encoded by the coding sequence ATGGCTAAATCTGTAGATGAGTTTAATAAGAAAAGGCTTCGGTCCAGCAATATTACAGTAGTGATAAGTATTGCCTTAGTGTTATTTTTGTTAGGATTAATGGGACTTATTTTAATTAATGCCCAGAAGTATTCTGACTATATCAAAGAACAATTGGTGGTGAACGCTTACTTTGATGAAAATTATGACGCTAAAGATTCTGTAAAAATTGCAAAACTAGAGGAAGAAACTTTTAAAAAGGTACAGACGTTAGCTCCTGTAAAAAAAGCAACCTATATTTCAAGAAGCATGGCTGCAAAGGAAGCTAAAAAGAGTATGGGGATTGATAGTGATGCGTTATTTGAAGAAAATATCTTCCCATCATCTATTGAAGTTGCTTTAAAACCTGAATATGTAGATCCTGCGAAAATTGATGAAGCGATCAAAGTCATAAAATCAGTTCCTGGCATTATCGATGTAAAGAATGACAGTACTTTGATGGTAGATGTGTACAATAACCTGAGCAGAATTTTAAAATGGATCTTTGGATTTTCATTGTTGTTTTTAGTATTGGCTGTAGTGTTAATTAACAATTCTATCCGTCTTAAAATTTTCTCCAAGAGATTTATTATTAAAACGATGCAGCTGGTGGGCGCAAAAAGAAGATTTATTCTTAAGCCTTTTATCATTGAAGCCATTGTTTTAGGGGCTATTGGTTCTGTAATTGGTCTTATTGCCTTAGGGGGTGTTTGGTATTATTTTACAAGCCAGATAGGATCCGCTTTTGTACAGGACAATAATCAGTATTTCTGGTTGGTAATCTTAGTATTGGGAGTAGGAATTTTTATTTCCGTCTTAAGTACTATTTTTGCAACATGGAGATTCTTAAAATCAAACGTTGACGACTTATATTACTCTTAA
- the rsmA gene encoding 16S rRNA (adenine(1518)-N(6)/adenine(1519)-N(6))-dimethyltransferase RsmA — MSVKAKKHLGQHFLTDENIARKIVEGLSFENYNNIMEVGPGMGVLTKYLLEKDQNIYLAEIDTESIEYLKNNYSKVTESTFVGDFLKQDFNFIKDEQIAIIGNFPYNISSQILFQIVDYYELIPEMVGMFQKEVAERTAAVPRTKNYGILSVLIQAYYDVSYMFTVHENVFNPPPKVKSGVIRLTRNPKEGLTGNEILFKQIVKTGFNQRRKKLSNALKTLNIPEALKGHEFLDKRAEELSVSDFIHFANLWKENQ; from the coding sequence TTGAGTGTAAAAGCAAAAAAGCATCTTGGTCAACACTTTTTGACAGATGAAAACATCGCAAGAAAAATTGTAGAAGGTCTTAGTTTTGAGAACTATAATAACATCATGGAAGTAGGTCCCGGAATGGGGGTTCTTACCAAATATCTTCTTGAAAAAGATCAGAACATTTATCTTGCCGAAATTGACACGGAATCTATAGAATACCTGAAAAATAATTATTCTAAGGTTACGGAAAGTACTTTTGTAGGAGATTTCCTGAAGCAGGATTTTAATTTTATCAAAGATGAGCAGATTGCGATTATCGGGAACTTCCCGTATAATATTTCATCGCAGATATTATTCCAGATCGTTGATTATTACGAGCTGATTCCTGAAATGGTGGGAATGTTCCAGAAAGAAGTAGCTGAAAGAACCGCTGCTGTTCCAAGAACTAAAAATTATGGTATTCTTTCCGTTCTTATTCAGGCTTATTATGACGTTTCCTATATGTTTACGGTCCATGAGAATGTCTTTAATCCACCACCAAAGGTAAAATCGGGCGTTATCCGCCTTACAAGAAATCCTAAAGAAGGACTAACCGGTAATGAGATTCTTTTTAAGCAGATTGTAAAGACAGGTTTCAATCAAAGAAGAAAAAAACTCTCCAATGCATTAAAGACACTGAACATTCCTGAAGCTTTGAAAGGTCATGAATTTTTAGATAAAAGAGCAGAAGAACTTAGTGTTTCTGACTTCATCCACTTTGCTAACCTCTGGAAAGAAAACCAATAA
- a CDS encoding choice-of-anchor L domain-containing protein has protein sequence MKKQATAQSKKAGAFIDVNAPGYPESSFSIEKLVKDVLISSGTNTCITPNVTNVKITPNHAVGDANRAWGYFHKATTNFPFKDGIVLSTGYARKAGNNFEASNSDTNGGGTDTDLAQVIGVPEADLNDAVLLEFDFVPTTSQIKFNYLLASEEYTGTFPCKYADAFIILLKPTSGGPYTNMAILPGGAGPVSITNIHPAIGTTCGAVNQQYFGGYNTANIETNFNGRTVPLTAVADVVAGQQYHFKMVIADYLDHSYDSAVFLEGGSFNIGVDLLGPGGTKLPSDINVCDNVPQILTASVNDPNLLYQWFYNGTLIPNATTNVVTATQPGTYTIQVSVPGNPCPGKASIEIHGGTTPQANDATLLLCTTPDITTFDLSSIKPTISTTPGAIFKFYENKTDAVAENNSYIQNILNYNGNDGQILYVVVSNGGFCSKLVELKLLKEETPVAKLKTSSIQICPGESVTLTAEGGDTYLWSNFPGTGNMQTVTLHQTTVFTVYAIGAKGCKSLNPATIRIEVVPEIKSTLADVEICDGDRVTLDAGAGPKYKYKWSTGATTQKIDVEKWGIYTVEIDNGYCKKIFSAKVLGAAIPYVTGIDYQTSKKTLTVTAENPPMNNTPSSLEYSIDNGITWQESNVFSGLLDNVNYTILVRRVGTHCVGTFDFFTLQINNFITPNNDGINDVLDLKALGQFKNFTGSIYDRYGVEMFRFTKETPIWDGTLLGKRLPSATYWYKFTYEYPKSKTQMNWSGWIMLKNRE, from the coding sequence ATGAAAAAGCAGGCGACTGCTCAGTCTAAAAAGGCCGGAGCTTTTATTGATGTGAATGCTCCGGGATACCCGGAATCCAGTTTTAGTATAGAAAAATTGGTAAAAGATGTATTGATTTCATCTGGAACAAATACCTGTATTACTCCTAATGTAACCAATGTGAAAATCACACCTAATCATGCTGTAGGTGATGCAAACAGAGCCTGGGGATACTTCCATAAGGCAACAACTAATTTCCCTTTTAAAGACGGAATTGTTCTTTCGACGGGATATGCAAGAAAGGCTGGTAATAATTTTGAAGCCAGCAATAGTGATACCAATGGTGGTGGAACGGATACTGATTTGGCACAGGTTATTGGAGTGCCGGAAGCTGATTTAAATGACGCGGTACTTCTGGAGTTTGACTTTGTTCCTACCACTTCTCAAATTAAATTTAATTATTTACTTGCATCTGAAGAATATACGGGGACATTCCCATGTAAATATGCGGATGCTTTCATTATATTACTGAAGCCTACATCGGGAGGCCCTTACACAAACATGGCAATATTACCGGGAGGAGCCGGACCGGTAAGTATTACCAATATTCACCCTGCAATCGGAACTACTTGTGGAGCTGTAAATCAACAGTATTTTGGAGGGTATAATACTGCCAATATTGAAACAAACTTTAATGGAAGAACGGTTCCGCTTACAGCAGTAGCTGATGTAGTAGCAGGACAGCAATATCACTTCAAAATGGTTATTGCTGATTATCTTGACCATAGTTATGATTCCGCAGTATTTTTGGAAGGAGGATCCTTCAATATAGGCGTAGATCTTTTAGGCCCTGGTGGAACAAAATTACCTAGCGATATTAATGTATGTGATAATGTACCTCAGATACTTACCGCTTCTGTAAATGATCCGAACTTATTATACCAGTGGTTTTATAACGGAACTTTGATTCCTAATGCTACCACCAATGTAGTTACCGCTACACAACCCGGGACCTATACTATTCAGGTAAGTGTCCCTGGAAACCCTTGTCCGGGTAAAGCTTCCATAGAAATTCATGGAGGGACAACACCTCAGGCAAATGATGCTACATTACTGCTTTGTACTACGCCGGATATTACCACTTTTGATTTAAGTAGCATTAAACCAACAATTAGCACAACTCCGGGAGCTATATTCAAGTTTTATGAAAATAAGACGGATGCTGTTGCTGAGAATAATAGTTATATCCAAAATATCCTTAACTACAATGGTAATGATGGTCAGATATTATATGTGGTTGTTTCCAACGGAGGTTTCTGTAGCAAATTGGTTGAGTTGAAATTACTTAAAGAAGAAACCCCAGTTGCTAAACTGAAAACATCTTCTATACAGATATGCCCGGGAGAATCTGTAACACTTACGGCTGAAGGAGGAGATACTTATCTTTGGAGCAACTTCCCGGGAACAGGCAATATGCAGACGGTTACCCTACACCAGACTACCGTATTTACTGTATATGCAATAGGAGCAAAAGGATGTAAATCTCTTAATCCTGCAACCATAAGAATTGAGGTTGTTCCTGAAATTAAAAGTACATTGGCAGACGTTGAAATATGTGACGGAGATCGTGTTACTCTTGATGCAGGAGCCGGACCTAAATATAAATACAAATGGAGTACAGGAGCTACTACCCAAAAGATAGATGTTGAGAAATGGGGAATCTATACCGTTGAAATTGATAATGGATATTGTAAAAAAATCTTCTCTGCTAAAGTATTAGGAGCTGCCATTCCTTATGTAACCGGAATAGATTATCAGACATCTAAAAAAACACTGACAGTTACTGCAGAAAATCCTCCAATGAATAATACGCCAAGCAGTCTGGAATATTCTATTGATAATGGAATTACATGGCAGGAATCTAATGTGTTTTCTGGACTTTTAGATAATGTGAATTATACCATTCTGGTAAGAAGAGTAGGAACTCACTGTGTAGGAACTTTTGACTTCTTTACTTTACAGATCAATAATTTTATTACTCCCAATAATGATGGAATTAATGATGTATTAGATCTAAAGGCTTTGGGTCAGTTCAAAAACTTTACAGGTTCTATCTATGACAGGTATGGAGTAGAGATGTTCAGGTTCACAAAAGAAACACCAATTTGGGATGGTACTTTACTGGGTAAGAGATTGCCATCTGCAACGTATTGGTATAAGTTTACTTATGAATATCCAAAATCTAAAACTCAGATGAACTGGTCCGGTTGGATCATGTTGAAAAACAGAGAATAA